In Thunnus thynnus chromosome 17, fThuThy2.1, whole genome shotgun sequence, the genomic window CATTTCACACACATCCCTAacaaagtgggtgtgtcatatAGTAAAGTGGGTGTATCGTGTAGACACTGCGAGTCCGCAGACAAACCTACTTGATCTCTGCTGCAGTAGCCTACCTGGGCGCAGCCGCAGAGCTAGCATCTACCTACACCAAGCTGCCCAGATGTTAGGCATTTTATGAACATCTATAAATTGCAGCAACAGAAATAACCCATCAGAATACAGGACCTATTGATCAAGGAGCTTTGTAGCAGTGAGGGAGCCTTAGAGGTGCATGGCAACATACTCAGAGGTGATCAGGATCCACATGGAGTATAGCGCAGTGTCCAAAAGACACATTTGATATTATCAGTAGCCTATATTATTGGGGAGTAAGACTAACTGTGGGTGAATGGAAAAACGGAAAACAACCAATTAAAAACTTCTGAGGCTGCGGATTTATCAATatatatcagtcctgctgccttcaagtgCAGCACGGATTTAATGAACTAAAGGAGAAGCTCTTcgtacagtataaacagctgtggacagcagatactgtCAGTGCAGATCAgtgcagactgatttactgactttcctgctttaacaacattaaactttttattCTGTGCCGATTTTGGTTAGAGattgtttattaaaataaacagtacATTTATCTGTTGTTGCAGCACGTCTGCAGCAAGAATTTAGTTTGATCTTATTGATAAAATCGCCAAACCATCAGTGGATTGACATTGCGCCACAAATAGGCGTGGTTCTCAAACGTCTGTTggctgcttcatttgaatgaacctcccGCCTCTTtgcacctctcctcccacctgttcACCGTGCGCTCTGTGCTGTTCACCAATACACCACAGACGCGCAAAGCgagtttcaaggtcaggaaaataccaaaccGGAACAAGCAAAGTGCTTCCATTGCGAAGGGAAAGAAGCACCGTGCGGGGTCAGCACAGTGCCCGAAAAGGATCGAAAAAGTGAGTAAGATCACAGCAGAAAAGTGATTGTCTTACGCCGAAGCTGTTAAGAAAATGACGAGAAACGACGAGATGGTGGCGGTGCAAAGAGAACCGGAGCAGAAAACGAATAAGCTAAACAAAATATCTGCATGGACAAGAAAAGCTTTTTGGCGTTCATTGCCATGGTTATCAGTTGTGCTGTTGAAATACATGAGAAGTCGGGAAGGATTAAGATGGTGTTGGACGCTGCCAGGAGATTCTTGAACATTGTGGACATTGTGTTGTTGGGTGCAACACCAAGGGAGGGATTTGCACCAACTCAGAAAATTGGATCTGGGTTATAGAATGGACAATGTTGTGAATGGGAGCACTTAGTTTGCACTGTGGAACTGATAAAATCCACTAGTCGGCAGTAATGCGCCCGTAAACTGTTTCCGAGCTGTTTCCCTCCCTCAatccttccttcttcttctccctccccATCTCTTTAAAAGCATAAGAAGTCAACTCTGATTATCTGATTAACTGTAGACACCTTATAAGAAAATCTCATGTGCTCATCTTTCAGGCTGATGACCAACAGCCTCGTGTCACTGTTTAACATGAAAGGCGACGGCTCAAAAAAGGCTTTTCAACCAACTTTATGTGCGTTTTTATGGATTTCAAAGGGATGCAAACAAACCATTCAGAATAGGCAGTGATAGAGCTATCATAATCAGACCTTAGTAATACTTACTTTTGTGGGGAAactgaatagaatagaatatagTAATATATACTTTTTCACACCATGTGTTTGCATCCCTGATGCCAGTGTGTGTACACTAGCCTATTTCTTTATTGGCTCATTTGATTGTATTCTGTGATAATCAGGATTAAAAAAGGTTTATTGAAAAAAGGTTATTCTTTGTCTGTAAGTTGTCTTACTAAACTCAGCCTCTCATCTTTAAAGTTAATTGTTAAAGGAAAAGCTTTTGTACTATAAGTTACAATAGTTGTAGGAAAAATGGGGTCCAAAATGCACAGCCTTTGTTCTGTGTAAAATGCATTCCAAAGTTCAATTGATACTAATCTGATGCTTCAGTAGTCTCAGTTGGTTAAATCGAGTTGTTATATTCCAAAATTTGGCCTATTTAGTATGAAAGTCCCACTTTTTGTTTCCACACACTGTGGAGTGTGGCGGAGGGATACATTGTGGTAGGGGCGTGTAAGTCTGTTGACGTTATCTGGCTTTTACTACTCAAGACGTGCTCAGAgaaagttttgtgtgtgtatgttttttgttgttgtttgttttttgttttgttagtttttttttttttttttgattgcaCAAACTATAACATGCCAATGCACGGTCTGGTAGATGTATCTGACGTATCGataaaaaagttttattggTACTTTTTTGTCAATTGTCTCATTTTGAGAGtaaatgtgaatataatatgatgatataataatataacgaatataatatataatcatGAATTCATGTTTGAAATTTGGTTGAATCTCAACGTTGTTTAGACGTCTGCCAAAGTTGTCTTTTCAACGAGTTTTTGCAGGCCTACTTATCCattctcattattattacaaactGCGCAATATAGAAAAAATCGTATGTTGACACCGGACACACCGGGAGCCTAATTGTACTGAACCACCACTAAACCCCTGAAACAATCTAAGTGTTGCAGATGCTCTTATCACTGTTACAAATCCATAACACAGTACTTGACCGGCTCACCGCCCATCATATCGCACGCTTTTGGGAGGGGAACAGCTGGGTCGCATCTGGTGCACCCTATTTTTAGCTCGGCGCTCTGCTAGAGTTTAAGTTACAACATTACTGAGTGTCAACTACCATCACCCCATCTAGTTTTAAAAATAAGACTTAGTAACGTATCATTTCATAGAATAATAACCATGATAACAATACTGATaattgtttggttgtttttaatattatcattgttattgttcttatgttttgatttattgtataacagctttaaatatgtttgaatgtaattattatatattagatgtaattatttatattatctatatacacacaataattatatgtgtgtgtgtgtgtgtgtgtgtttgtgtgtgtgtgagtgtgtttgtttgtttacttcaaaataattaattatttacgCATTACCACTTCTTCTGTTTTACCACGATATTCCTGAATTAACGTAATTTTGGTAACACTTATAATGAAGGTACACATATTATATTTAACTAAAATGCATTCAGTAATGCAGAATGTGTCATGAACTCCTGATGCTCAGCATTAACAAATGACTAAGTCACTATACATTTACGTGATTAGTTTGCGTTTAATAGATAGTCAAAGCATGATACAACCTGATCATATAAATATTTGGGAAAATATATGAACTTTACGACTGTCCCCATTTTGAAATTCTACTAGTTTATTGTCCCGTTTAACAGACTGGAAACACAGTTTACTCCTGATGtctaaaataatcacaaaagttttttttttttaattcatgcatttattaattatttgcagAGTGAGCTCTTGCTGCAGTCTCCGTCTTCTACTCCAGCTGTTTATCTGTATTTCTCAGCCAGGGCCAGAGCCAGAGCAGCCAGGAACTTGTCCATAGCCACATGGACCTCAGGGGTGAAGTCGTCGGGGAACATGATGGCCAGGACCACAAGGATGTTGTGGGAGGCAATCTGTGAAAAGATGATAATCACATAGATGTTAGATATATGGAGGTTTTATCTCCTCATCCACACATCTGTCCCAGATGTTTGCTGTTACAGTTGTTGCTCATTCTGTACTCCATTcttcatatgtacagtatagacCTAATTGAACAATGCAGGTTTATCTGAACGGAACAGAATTATCTACACTTGTACACAAGGACATTATGTGCCTGTTAATGACAAATGAACGTGTTGCGAGACTTGAAACCAAAGTCTGAGAAACACACTACATCATGTATTGATGATTTTTAATTTGCACCTTGAAGTTGGCAGGGTCCACTCGCAGAGTGAAGGCATGCAGCTCACTGAGGCCGAGAAGACCTCCTTTCAGATCGTCGATCTTGGTCAGAGCATCAGCAACTCCAGCCATGATAGTTCTTCCGTGCTTCCTCACGTTGGCAGATCCGGGGCTCAAGTCCTTCCAGTGGGCGAAGTAAGTCTTGGTCTGCGGGTAGACGATCAACATCCTGggtagaaaatgaaaaaggtgaGTATGTAATTGAATCCATCAGTGTTGGAGCAGGTTACATCAGTCTGTTTTAAGTTATATTTACCTGGAGATGGCATCCATACCGATTTCGTCCGCCTTTGAAGACACCTTATTCCAGAAAGCCTTGACATTGGCTTTGTCCTTAGCAGTGAGACTGGTCATCTTGCCTGTTGGTTGAGTGTCGCTTAGTGCTTTGTAGCCCAAACAATGGGGGGGTTTTATAGTTAAAACAAAGCATGGACACACCCGAGATCACCTCCAAGATAGGCTGCAGAGGGCGTTTCCTGTTAGGTTGCAGCCCCCATGAGATAAAAATCTTCATATGGTGGCCCCAGAGCCTCTTTGAATTACATCACCCAATCTAAAACACAGTAATCTACCTAATTATTTAACACATATTGTGTTACATAATGTGGTACATAATATAGATATGGACACACTCGAGGCAGTCACGGTCTGTGAGCAGCTACTGGCAAAAATAAGGGCAAATGATACCACCATAGGAGCATACACATATTGATAATACACATTGATAATATGTATTATAATAACACgtattataatatatacatattgatgataaaattatgattaaaatCTGAACACAGCTTTAACAGAGGATCATTTGACAATTTGATCCAAGTGAGACAGAAAACACCCTTGATGTTCTGCTTCATGTTGAAGttgcatgaagaaaaaaacttgTAGACACTAATGTTCACACTGAAATTAATGAAATGATAATTGCAATCAACAAACTGATGGCTGAGCGTTTCTGTTTACAATGAGCAGTGGGGAAATCAGAAAAAGGACGGTACAGCTGACAGTGTCAAACTAGTATTTGAACCGAAATTTTACGATCGCTGTCCAAGGTCCTGATCATGGAACCTGCTCGGTTTCTTTTGCTGTTATTGTGCAGTCTCTGGGTGACAAACTGGCATTTTGTTACTGTGTTcatcatgtatgtgtgtatatcagGCTGTGGCTCTGCCAACAATTTGTGATCTTTTCAATTTACGCCTGTTTGACCAAAAGATAACGACACAAAGGGAAAATAAGTTTCAAGATATCTtgtaaacttttttcttttacatcattaCTTCTTATTATCACACTGGGTTACTatgcattattatttaaatatgaatcATTGTGAGTCTGAGGaagtttgtattgttttgccCTGTTGAATGATGGGGCCCTGTGGGGCGGTATACTTTGTACCTCAagctatttttgtctttcttagAAACAATCTAACTCGTGCAGATACTCTTATCATTGTCTTAAATCAGCGGTTGACCGGCCCACTGTCATCCAGTCACATGCTTCTGGGATGGGAGCAGGATTGCTTTAAAAGGGGAATCTAGTGCCGGAAAGCAAAGCATCTACTGATCCGCACAGGACAATCTAGACGTCAGCAAAATGGTCGAGTGGACAGACTTCGAGCGCGCCACCATCCAGGACATCTTCGCCAAGATGGACTATGAGTCTGTGGGCCCTGCAGCTCTTGCCAGGTGAGGTGTACTTGTTATTTTGCATCAACAAGAGTGTACTGACGTAATCTTTATGACACCCTAAAAAAGACACTATTTAAGGATCAGGATTTATGTTTTGGATGCACTTTGTCAGAACACAACGTGTCCCAAAgaatcacaaatgtttttttttctttttttgtgctaCAAATGATCTCAATCTTAAACACTTGtgtt contains:
- the LOC137167910 gene encoding hemoglobin embryonic subunit alpha-like, whose protein sequence is MTSLTAKDKANVKAFWNKVSSKADEIGMDAISRMLIVYPQTKTYFAHWKDLSPGSANVRKHGRTIMAGVADALTKIDDLKGGLLGLSELHAFTLRVDPANFKIASHNILVVLAIMFPDDFTPEVHVAMDKFLAALALALAEKYR